The following are from one region of the Arachis duranensis cultivar V14167 chromosome 10, aradu.V14167.gnm2.J7QH, whole genome shotgun sequence genome:
- the LOC107470478 gene encoding probable CCR4-associated factor 1 homolog 7, which translates to MSILPKGDSVQIREVWNDNLEEEFALIREIVDEYNYVAMDTEFPGVVLRPVGNFKNINDYNYQTLKDNVDMLKLIQLGLTFSDEHGNLPTCGTESSCIWQFNFREFNISEDIFASDSIELLRQCGIDFKKNNEKGIDVNRFGELLMSSGIVLNDSVSWVTFHSGYDFGYLLKLLTCRSLPDTQAGFFELIKMYFPMLYDIKHLMKFCNSLHGGLNKLAELLDVERVGVCHQAGSDSLLTSCTFRKLRDTFFSGSTEKYAGVLYGLGVENGQTN; encoded by the coding sequence ATGTCGATTTTACCGAAAGGCGATTCGGTTCAAATCAGGGAGGTATGGAACGataacctagaggaggagttcGCTTTGATCCGTGAAATCGTTGACGAATACAACTATGTCGCCATGGATACAGAGTTCCCCGGTGTTGTTCTTCGTCCCGTTGGGAACTTCAAGAATATCAATGACTACAACTACCAGACCTTGAAGGACAACGTTGAcatgttgaagctgatccaatTAGGTCTCACTTTCTCTGACGAGCACGGCAACCTCCCCACCTGTGGCACTGAGAGCTCCTGCATCTGGCAATTCAACTTCCGTGAGTTCAACATCAGCGAGGACATCTTCGCCAGCGATTCGATCGAGCTTCTGCGCCAATGTGGCATTGATTTCAAGAAGAACAACGAAAAAGGTATTGATGTGAACCGGTTCGGGGAGCTTCTCATGTCATCGGGGATCGTGTTGAACGATAGTGTGAGTTGGGTAACCTTCCATAGCGGTTACGACTTCGGTTACCTCCTCAAGCTGTTGACGTGCCGAAGCTTGCCGGATACGCAGGCAGGGTTCTTTGAACTGATCAAGATGTATTTCCCGATGTTGTATGATATCAAGCATTTGATGAAGTTCTGCAACAGTCTCCATGGTGGGTTGAACAAGCTCGCGGAGTTGTTGGATGTTGAGAGAGTTGGTGTGTGCCATCAAGCTGGATCGGATAGCTTACTCACTTCTTGTACATTTAGAAAGTTGAGGGATACATTTTTCAGTGGCTCCACAGAGAAATATGCTGGTGTCTTGTATGGTTTAGGTGTTGAGAATGGACAAACtaattga